From one Acidimicrobiales bacterium genomic stretch:
- the trpB gene encoding tryptophan synthase subunit beta, which translates to MADPGSSGRFGEFGGRFVPETLVPACAELEAGFTDAWADPAFRDELDGLLRDYAGRPSLLTECHRLSEHLGLRLLLKREDLNHTGSHKINNVLGQALLAKRMGKQRLVAETGAGQHGVASATAAALLGMECMVYMGAVDMERQELNVFRMRLLGAEVRSAESGSRTLKDAINEAMRDWVATVEYSHYCLGSVMGPHPYPWMVRQFHRVIGDEARAQCLAHLGDLPDVVTACVGGGSNAIGIFSGFADDEGVELVGVEPAGGAAVGRGVPGVVHGSKSYLMQDEWGQVLEAESISAGLDYPGVGPEHAHLAAIGRARYEQVTDAEVLDAFTLLSRMEGIIPALEPAHALAWVVRAKESLAGQTVLLNLSGRGDKDVDQVMGILG; encoded by the coding sequence ATGGCCGACCCCGGTTCGTCGGGGCGCTTCGGCGAGTTCGGCGGGCGCTTCGTCCCCGAGACCCTCGTCCCCGCCTGCGCCGAGCTCGAAGCGGGGTTCACCGACGCCTGGGCCGACCCCGCCTTCCGCGACGAGCTCGACGGCCTGCTGCGGGACTACGCGGGCCGGCCGTCGCTGCTCACCGAGTGCCACCGGCTGTCCGAGCACCTGGGCCTGCGCCTGCTGCTCAAGCGCGAGGACCTCAACCACACCGGCTCCCACAAGATCAACAACGTGCTGGGCCAGGCTCTGCTGGCCAAGCGCATGGGCAAGCAGCGGCTCGTGGCCGAGACCGGTGCCGGCCAGCACGGGGTGGCGTCCGCCACCGCGGCGGCGCTGCTCGGCATGGAGTGCATGGTCTACATGGGGGCGGTGGACATGGAGCGCCAGGAGCTCAACGTGTTCCGCATGCGCCTGTTGGGCGCCGAGGTGCGCTCCGCCGAGTCGGGCAGCCGCACCCTCAAGGACGCCATCAACGAGGCCATGCGGGACTGGGTGGCCACCGTCGAGTACAGCCACTACTGCCTCGGCTCGGTGATGGGCCCGCACCCGTACCCGTGGATGGTGCGCCAGTTCCACCGGGTGATCGGCGACGAGGCCCGGGCGCAGTGCCTGGCCCACCTCGGTGACCTGCCCGACGTGGTCACCGCGTGTGTCGGCGGCGGCTCCAACGCCATCGGCATCTTCTCCGGCTTCGCCGACGACGAGGGCGTCGAGCTGGTCGGCGTCGAGCCCGCCGGCGGTGCTGCGGTGGGCCGGGGCGTCCCCGGCGTCGTCCACGGCTCGAAGTCGTACCTCATGCAGGACGAGTGGGGGCAGGTGCTCGAGGCCGAGTCCATCTCGGCCGGCCTCGACTACCCGGGCGTCGGGCCCGAGCACGCCCACCTGGCCGCCATCGGCCGGGCCCGCTACGAGCAGGTCACCGACGCCGAGGTGCTCGACGCGTTCACCCTGCTGTCCCGCATGGAAGGCATCATCCCCGCCCTCGAGCCCGCGCACGCCCTGGCCTGGGTGGTCCGGGCCAAGGAGTCGCTCGCCGGCCAGACCGTGCTGTTGAACCTGTCCGGTCGGGGCGACAAGGACGTCGACCAGGTCATGGGCATCCTCGGATGA
- a CDS encoding tryptophan synthase subunit alpha: MSPGTLETHLRARRGAGKKLLVPYVTGGYDDEWLDVVRAVADAGADAIEVGIPFSDPVMDGPVIQEASETALRRGTTPQSILTQLADLDAGVPLAVMLYYNTVFHMGHERFAQELVTAGVAGAIVPDCPLEEIGPWAEAADAAGVETVMLAAPTAPDERLPRICERARGFVYAVGLLGVTGERDALADSATIIAGRVKAVTDKPVLIGVGVGTADQAVEASTVADGVVVGTALVRRLLEGAGPEGAAAFVGELRAALDR; this comes from the coding sequence ATGAGCCCCGGCACGCTCGAGACGCACCTGCGCGCCCGCCGGGGCGCCGGCAAGAAGCTCCTGGTGCCCTACGTGACCGGCGGCTACGACGACGAGTGGCTCGACGTGGTGCGGGCGGTGGCCGATGCCGGCGCCGACGCCATCGAGGTCGGCATCCCCTTCTCCGACCCCGTGATGGACGGCCCCGTCATCCAGGAGGCGTCGGAGACCGCGCTGCGCCGGGGCACCACGCCGCAGTCGATCCTCACCCAGTTGGCGGACCTCGACGCCGGGGTTCCGCTGGCGGTGATGCTCTACTACAACACCGTGTTCCACATGGGCCACGAGCGCTTCGCCCAGGAGCTGGTCACCGCCGGTGTGGCGGGCGCCATCGTGCCCGACTGCCCGCTCGAGGAGATCGGGCCGTGGGCTGAGGCCGCCGATGCCGCCGGGGTCGAGACCGTGATGCTGGCCGCGCCGACGGCCCCCGACGAGCGCCTGCCCCGCATCTGCGAGCGCGCCCGGGGCTTCGTGTACGCGGTCGGGCTCCTCGGGGTGACGGGGGAGCGGGACGCCCTCGCCGACTCGGCCACGATCATCGCCGGCCGCGTGAAGGCGGTGACCGACAAGCCCGTGCTCATCGGCGTGGGCGTCGGCACCGCGGACCAGGCCGTCGAGGCCTCCACCGTGGCCGACGGGGTGGTGGTGGGCACCGCGCTGGTGCGTCGCCTGCTCGAAGGAGCCGGTCCGGAGGGTGCGGCCGCCTTCGTGGGTGAGCTCCGAGCCGCGCTCGACCGCTGA
- a CDS encoding HU family DNA-binding protein — MNKSELIDAIATKTGVSKADAGKVLDGFFEVASETVGGDDKITLPGFLSIERTHRAARSGRNPATGEAIQIPAGYGVKVSAGSKLKAAAK; from the coding sequence ATGAACAAGTCCGAGCTGATCGACGCAATCGCCACCAAGACCGGAGTCAGCAAGGCCGACGCCGGCAAGGTGTTGGACGGCTTCTTCGAGGTGGCCTCGGAGACCGTGGGGGGCGACGACAAGATCACCCTCCCCGGCTTCCTCTCCATCGAGCGCACGCACCGTGCCGCCCGCTCCGGCCGCAACCCCGCGACGGGTGAGGCCATCCAGATCCCGGCGGGCTACGGCGTGAAGGTGTCCGCGGGCTCCAAGCTCAAGGCCGCCGCCAAGTAG